TCGCGAGCCTGTGGACCGAGTCGTTGTGGTTCTCCTCCCTGGGCTTCTCCGACGCGTGGTGGTCACGCCTGCGCACGCAGGCCCTCCTCTTCGTCGGCGGTGCCCTGCTCACCGCGCTGCCGATCGGGCTGAGCCTGTGGCTCGCCTACCGCACGCGGCCGCTCACCGTACCGATGTCCCCCGGTGAGCAGGCGCTGGCGCAGTACCGCCAGGCCATCGAGCCCTTCCGCAGGGTGACCGCGTGGGTGCTGCCCGCCGTGCTGGGCCTGCTCGGTGGACTCACCGCCGCGGGCCAGTGGCAGGTCTGGTTGCTGTGGCGCAACGGCGAGGCGACCGGAGTGACCGACCCGCAGTTCGGGCGGGACATCAGCTACTACCTCTTCGGGCTGCCGTGGTGGGGCTTCCTCGTCGGCTTCCTCACCGTCGCGTTGCTCGCGAGCCTGATCAGCGCGGTCTTCGCGCACTACATCTACGGAGGCATCGTCCCGCCGGGGCGGGGGCGCTCCTCGCGGGCGGCCTTCCTGCACCTGGCGGTCATCGCGGCGGTGCTCGCGCTGCTGCGCGCGTGGAGCTACCTGCTCGACGCGCACGGCCTGACCACGCGAGAGGGTGAGGTGCTCACGGGTGTCGGGTACACCGCGGACCACGCGATCATCCCGACGAAGTACATCCTCGCGGTCGCGGCAGTGCTGTGCGCCGTGCTCTTCCTGGCCTCGGTGCGCTCGCGCTCCTGGCTGCTGCCGATGATCGCGGTCGGCACCCTCGTCGTGCTGTCCATCGTCGTCGGGGCGATCTACCCGGCCCTGGTCGAGACCTACAAGGTCTCGCCCTCGCGCAACTCGCTCGAGGAGCCCTACCTCCAGCGCAACATCAACGCCACCCGCGACGCCCACGGGGTGACGGACGCGAAGGAGTCCACCTACGACGCGGTCTCCGACGTGTCACCCGGCCAGCTGCGCGAGGACGCCCAGTCCATCCCGGGCATCCGGCTGCTCGACCCCTCGGTCGTCAGCCAGACCTACCAGGAGCTGCAGGCGCAGCAGCCGTACTACACCTTCCAGGAGGAGCTGGACGTCGACCGCTACGAGATCGACGGGGAGACCACGGACGTCGTCGTCGGCGCGCGCGAGCTCGACCTGAACAACGTCCCCTCCGACCGACGTGACTGGGTCAACGACCACACCGTCTACACCCACGGCTACGGCCTGGTCATGGCTCGCGGCACCCAGGTGCGGGCCGGCAACCCGCAGTGGATCAATCCGCAGTCGGCGATCGGCGAGTACCAGCCGCGCATCTACTTCGGCGAGGAGATGAACCACTTCTCGATCGTCGGACGCAGCGACGGGCAGGAACCGCGCGAGGTCGACCGGCCCACCGGTGGGGACGATTCCCGGTACACCTACAAGGGTGACGGGGGAGTGGACATCGGCTCCCCCCTTCGTCAGGCGGCCTACGCGCTGACCCACCGGGACCTGAAGTTCATGCTGTCCGACGCGGTCGGGCCCAGCTCCCGGCTGCTCGAGCACCGCACCCCCATGGAGCGGGTGGAGCGGGTGGCGCCCTGGCTGACGCTCGACGACGACGTCTACCCGGCGATCGTCGACGGGCGCGTGAAGTGGATCGTCGACGGGTACACGACCTCGCGGCAGTATCCGTACAGCACCGCCTTCTCGATGTCCGGGGTGCAGACCGGACAGGTCTCCTCGCGTGAGACGCAGCAGGCGAGCGCGCTCATCGGGGACCGGGTCAACTACATGCGCAACTCCGTCAAGGCGACCGTGGACGCCTTCGACGGGAGCGTCGACCTCTACAAGTGGGACGAGGACGACCCGATCATCCAGGCGTGGGACAAGGCCTT
The DNA window shown above is from Janibacter sp. A1S7 and carries:
- a CDS encoding UPF0182 family protein, translated to MSSASWPHGGDEGGAVPPRDDDRTPPRRGPGRLAKAALAIAVLLVIISIIASLWTESLWFSSLGFSDAWWSRLRTQALLFVGGALLTALPIGLSLWLAYRTRPLTVPMSPGEQALAQYRQAIEPFRRVTAWVLPAVLGLLGGLTAAGQWQVWLLWRNGEATGVTDPQFGRDISYYLFGLPWWGFLVGFLTVALLASLISAVFAHYIYGGIVPPGRGRSSRAAFLHLAVIAAVLALLRAWSYLLDAHGLTTREGEVLTGVGYTADHAIIPTKYILAVAAVLCAVLFLASVRSRSWLLPMIAVGTLVVLSIVVGAIYPALVETYKVSPSRNSLEEPYLQRNINATRDAHGVTDAKESTYDAVSDVSPGQLREDAQSIPGIRLLDPSVVSQTYQELQAQQPYYTFQEELDVDRYEIDGETTDVVVGARELDLNNVPSDRRDWVNDHTVYTHGYGLVMARGTQVRAGNPQWINPQSAIGEYQPRIYFGEEMNHFSIVGRSDGQEPREVDRPTGGDDSRYTYKGDGGVDIGSPLRQAAYALTHRDLKFMLSDAVGPSSRLLEHRTPMERVERVAPWLTLDDDVYPAIVDGRVKWIVDGYTTSRQYPYSTAFSMSGVQTGQVSSRETQQASALIGDRVNYMRNSVKATVDAFDGSVDLYKWDEDDPIIQAWDKAFPDLMQDRGDIGSELMSHLRYPEDLFLMQRAVLADYHVTSASDFRAGQDRWRVPDDPSRGDDGVAQPPYYLSLAMPSQDKPSWSLTSTYIPRGSRNVMAGYLAVDADAGATGGDPAKGYGQLRLLSVPRNTTVPGVGQVQNDIVSSNATSDGGSQTLQDYLNNANRGGSQVHFGNQLALPVGEGFLHVEPIYLSSSSGTSYPQLRIVVATFGGKVAWGQTLDSALDQLFEGDAGVEGGDSTPAEEPGPDGGEGGDDTGGNGDGGEPTPPTANDPEALQEAIAGMEQAYADGQEALKNGDFAAYDKAQKELKKYLEQAAAAQPEGGSADLEGN